The proteins below are encoded in one region of Manis pentadactyla isolate mManPen7 chromosome 2, mManPen7.hap1, whole genome shotgun sequence:
- the LOC118932484 gene encoding LOW QUALITY PROTEIN: activator of 90 kDa heat shock protein ATPase homolog 2-like (The sequence of the model RefSeq protein was modified relative to this genomic sequence to represent the inferred CDS: inserted 2 bases in 2 codons; deleted 1 base in 1 codon; substituted 1 base at 1 genomic stop codon) → MALPFLFLPGRTEWSVTSWSKGKLRELLVGIILQNEAGCEISELKQVEGETSCSSHKGKLIFFYEWNIIWAWYGVIKESGAKQKGLVEIPSLSEEKDVDGTELKERDGDILKDLIXIAGPAKVREALGDXLKALKTEFTMDMILLTKLXTTQGLAVERRQCERALQVQASSPVAPGVGVPAVAPKTGLFHRVAEHRYVMFTLVQKFSASAELEAKKRGKFQMFDGNITNEYIELLSNLPIWTCRNWPEVCYYVLTVALPFVPPPGQTELQLDCKGVPVCNEENMTFCWQQQHSEEIKGLLLQLTTLNG, encoded by the exons ATGGCTCtgcccttcttgttcctccctggCAGGACAGAGTGGAGTGTCACCAGCTGGTCCAAGGGGAAGCTACGAGAGCTCCTGGTGGGCATCATCCTGCAGAACGAGGCTGGCTGCGAGATCAGTGAGCTGAAGCAGGTGGAAGGCGAGACTTCCTGCAGCAGCCACAAAGGAAAGCTGATTTTCTTTTATGAGTGGAACATCATTTGGG cttggtatg GTGTAATTAAAGAATCTGGTGCCAAGCAGAAGGGATTGGTTGAAATACCCAGCCTTTCTGAAGAAAAGGATGTAGATGGCACTGAG TTAAAAGAAAGAGATGGGGATATATTGAAAGATCTTA TAATTGCAGGCCCCGCCAAGGTCAGGGAGGCCCTTGGAGATTAACTGAAGGCACTTAAGACAG aatttacaaTGGACATGATTTTACTGACAAAAC GGACAACCCAAGGACTGGCTGTTGAGAGGAGACAGTGTGAAAGGGCCTTGCAG GTTCAGGCCTCCTCTCCAGTGGCACCGGGCGTAGGGGTCCCTGCTGTGGCACCCAAGACGGGCCTGTTCCACAGAGTGGCGGAGCATCGCTACGTTATGTTCACT TTGGTGCAAAAATTTTCTGCATCTGCTGAATTAGAAGCT AAAAAGAGAGGGAAATTCCAAATGTTTGATGGGAATATCACCAATGAATATATAGAATTGTTAAGTAATCTTCCG ATATGGACATGCAGGAACTGGCCAGAGGTATGTTACTA TGTGTTAACAGTTGCACTGCCCTTTGTGCCTCCTCCAGGGCAAACTGAATTACAGTTGGACTGCAAAGGAGTTCCTGTCTGTAACGAAGAAAACATGACATTCTGTTGGCAGCAGCAGCAttctgaagaaataaaaggcttatTACTGCAGCTGACTACCCTAAATGGTTGA